In one window of Microbacterium sp. PM5 DNA:
- a CDS encoding L-lactate dehydrogenase, whose translation MSVIENSKLTVVGAGAVGSSVAYAALIRGSARHVALYDIAAEKTEAEVLDLAHGAQFTGSSDIIGGADISVAKGSHVVVITAGAKQRPGQTRIELAGVNANILKSMMPQLLDVAPDATFVIVTNPCDVLTVLAQETTGLPYERIFASGTVLDTSRLRWKIAQRAGVSISSVHAYIVGEHGDTEFPLWSHATIGTVPILEWQPLDGQPPFTVEELDQIAVDVRDAAYKVIQGKGATNYAIGLSSARIVEAILDDEHAVMPVSAVLDDFHGVSGVALSVPAVVSAAGAVPIRETSFSDHELGLFRRSADALREVADSLR comes from the coding sequence ATGAGCGTGATCGAGAACTCGAAACTGACCGTCGTCGGCGCGGGAGCGGTCGGATCCTCCGTGGCCTACGCGGCCCTCATCCGCGGCTCGGCCCGCCACGTCGCCCTCTACGACATCGCCGCGGAGAAGACCGAGGCCGAGGTTCTCGATCTGGCACACGGCGCCCAGTTCACCGGGTCGAGCGACATCATCGGCGGTGCCGACATCTCGGTCGCGAAGGGCTCGCACGTCGTGGTGATCACGGCGGGCGCCAAGCAGCGACCGGGGCAGACCCGTATCGAGCTGGCCGGCGTCAACGCCAACATCCTGAAGTCGATGATGCCGCAGCTGCTCGACGTCGCTCCCGACGCGACGTTCGTCATCGTCACCAACCCGTGCGACGTGCTGACGGTGCTCGCGCAGGAGACCACCGGCCTGCCCTACGAGCGCATCTTCGCGTCGGGCACCGTGCTCGACACCTCGCGACTGCGCTGGAAGATCGCGCAGCGTGCGGGCGTCTCCATCTCCAGCGTGCACGCCTACATCGTGGGCGAGCACGGCGACACCGAGTTCCCGCTGTGGTCGCACGCGACCATCGGCACCGTCCCGATCCTGGAGTGGCAGCCCCTCGACGGTCAGCCGCCGTTCACGGTCGAGGAGCTCGACCAGATCGCCGTCGACGTGCGCGACGCCGCCTACAAGGTCATCCAGGGCAAGGGTGCGACGAACTACGCGATCGGCCTGTCCAGCGCCCGCATCGTCGAGGCGATCCTCGACGATGAACACGCCGTCATGCCGGTCTCGGCCGTGCTCGACGACTTCCACGGCGTGAGCGGTGTCGCCCTGTCCGTCCCGGCGGTCGTCTCGGCGGCCGGCGCAGTGCCGATCCGCGAGACGTCGTTCTCCGACCACGAGCTCGGTCTGTTCCGTCGCTCGGCCGACGCCCTCCGCGAGGTCGCCGACTCGCTGCGCTGA
- a CDS encoding glycosyltransferase family 2 protein, translating to MTSDTAVTRARRRQRGTDRDATPQPATHARPSTARIARSRVALISCVVLWMLYLATVIVALSRGGALVDATQLLATTVFLVSVTALTFSACMYLLARAGALPRLAAHRHPRRIAIDEHYSDHEPLLTALLPSRREDPDLVRMALWSVALQEFPRLNVVLLLDDDPEPIDDAARAGLEGCRALTTELDAALRPVFERVDAAAARIRSGALSPAEATEVVMREHAACARWLHARADEAPTRTHVEVFFVEQVLRRLASDLDATAAALLEAAESGAAPLTLARAHQLASRLVRVFGAETSTFERRRYASFSHVPNKAMNLNSYLGLIGGRYRERVVDGRRVLEDAGTGRSTLEVTKPDFVLTLDADSMLLPGYCATLVHALEQPENARVAVAQTPYSAYRGAPTRLERIAGATTDLQHIVHQGLTAFGATFWVGANAVLRWQALASLRRETVEDGTRIARYISDRTAIEDTESSIEIAEHGWTLMNYPERLSYSATPPDFGSLVIQRRRWADGGLLIIPALRALVARRRRDGEPMRVAERLLRLNYLGSISWVTLGLLAVLTLYPMDGQLVTLLLMLIALPYFVEMASDLRLLGYHRRDIVAIYGLNLLLLPVNLAGSAASVLQILTGRKARFARTPKVSSRTRVPAFFVLAPMAMVLVAGAVGVRAGTAGAWGTAVFAGFTAVATLWAIVRLIGVRAAASDLWFAWMDWIWVEKKDAAAPALVTSPRWAVVLDDGPREAIGALS from the coding sequence ATGACCTCAGACACTGCCGTCACCCGCGCCCGTCGCCGACAGCGCGGCACCGATCGCGACGCGACCCCGCAGCCCGCCACGCACGCGCGCCCTTCCACAGCCCGCATCGCGCGGTCTCGGGTCGCACTGATCTCCTGCGTGGTGCTGTGGATGCTCTACCTCGCCACGGTGATCGTCGCCCTCTCGCGCGGCGGTGCGCTCGTCGACGCCACCCAGCTGCTGGCCACAACCGTGTTCCTCGTCTCGGTGACCGCACTCACTTTCTCGGCCTGCATGTACCTGCTCGCGCGGGCGGGCGCGCTCCCTCGTCTCGCGGCGCATCGCCACCCCCGCCGCATCGCGATCGATGAGCACTACTCCGACCACGAGCCCCTGCTGACGGCGTTGTTGCCGTCGCGGCGCGAGGATCCCGACCTCGTGCGGATGGCGCTCTGGTCCGTGGCGCTGCAGGAGTTCCCGCGGCTGAACGTCGTGTTGCTGCTCGACGACGACCCCGAGCCGATCGACGATGCGGCGCGCGCGGGGTTGGAGGGATGCCGCGCCCTGACGACGGAGCTGGATGCCGCGCTGCGCCCGGTCTTCGAGCGCGTGGATGCCGCCGCCGCCCGCATTCGCTCGGGCGCGCTCTCCCCCGCCGAGGCGACGGAGGTCGTGATGCGCGAGCACGCAGCGTGCGCGCGGTGGCTGCACGCACGTGCCGACGAGGCGCCGACGCGGACGCACGTGGAGGTCTTCTTCGTCGAGCAGGTGCTGCGACGGCTGGCATCCGATCTCGACGCGACCGCCGCGGCGCTGCTCGAGGCCGCGGAAAGCGGTGCAGCGCCTCTGACGCTCGCCCGTGCTCATCAACTCGCGAGTCGTCTCGTGCGGGTCTTCGGAGCCGAGACCTCCACGTTCGAGCGCCGGCGCTATGCGTCGTTCTCGCACGTGCCCAACAAGGCCATGAACCTGAACTCCTACCTCGGCCTCATCGGCGGTCGCTACCGGGAACGGGTCGTGGATGGGCGCCGTGTGCTCGAGGATGCCGGGACAGGACGCAGCACTCTCGAGGTGACCAAGCCCGACTTCGTGCTGACGCTGGACGCCGACTCGATGCTGCTGCCGGGATACTGCGCGACGCTGGTGCACGCCCTCGAGCAGCCGGAGAACGCGCGCGTGGCGGTGGCTCAGACGCCCTACTCGGCCTATCGCGGAGCTCCGACGCGGCTCGAGCGCATCGCCGGGGCGACCACCGACCTGCAGCACATCGTGCACCAGGGCCTCACGGCATTCGGGGCCACATTCTGGGTGGGCGCGAACGCCGTGCTGCGCTGGCAGGCTCTGGCATCGCTGCGGCGTGAGACGGTGGAAGACGGCACGCGCATCGCGCGATACATCTCCGACCGGACGGCCATCGAGGACACCGAGTCGAGCATCGAGATCGCCGAACACGGCTGGACGCTCATGAACTACCCGGAGCGCCTCAGCTACAGCGCCACACCGCCCGACTTCGGCTCCCTCGTCATCCAGCGCCGCCGCTGGGCGGACGGCGGACTGCTGATCATCCCGGCCCTGCGCGCCCTCGTGGCTCGCCGCCGCCGGGACGGCGAGCCGATGCGCGTGGCCGAGCGGCTGCTCCGGTTGAACTACCTCGGTTCGATCTCGTGGGTCACCCTGGGCCTGCTCGCCGTGCTCACGCTCTACCCCATGGACGGGCAACTGGTCACCCTCCTGCTCATGCTCATCGCACTGCCCTACTTCGTCGAGATGGCCTCGGATCTGCGCCTCCTCGGCTACCACCGGCGGGACATCGTCGCCATCTACGGACTCAATCTCCTTCTGCTGCCCGTCAACCTCGCCGGCAGTGCGGCGTCGGTGCTGCAGATCCTCACCGGGCGCAAGGCACGGTTCGCGCGGACGCCGAAAGTGTCGTCGCGCACCCGCGTGCCGGCGTTCTTCGTCCTGGCGCCCATGGCGATGGTGCTCGTCGCCGGCGCCGTCGGCGTGCGCGCGGGCACGGCCGGGGCGTGGGGGACCGCGGTGTTCGCGGGCTTCACCGCGGTCGCGACGCTGTGGGCGATCGTGCGCCTCATCGGGGTGCGTGCCGCGGCATCCGATCTCTGGTTCGCGTGGATGGACTGGATCTGGGTGGAGAAGAAGGATGCCGCCGCGCCCGCCCTCGTCACCTCGCCGCGGTGGGCCGTGGTGCTCGACGACGGTCCGCGCGAGGCGATCGGGGCGCTCTCATGA
- a CDS encoding MarR family winged helix-turn-helix transcriptional regulator: MTAGLHTRFESDDASPGFMLWRVTNRWQAVMRRTLAPFDLTHVQFVLLAALTWRADPEGTTQVDLAHTVRTDPMMVSQVLRALEAKGLVERRVDPADARARRVLATAAGERLARAANSAVEAADDDFFGADSGLPMRLIEHLSRLDR; encoded by the coding sequence ATGACAGCGGGGTTGCACACGCGATTCGAGTCCGATGACGCCAGCCCGGGATTCATGCTCTGGCGTGTCACCAATCGGTGGCAGGCGGTGATGCGCCGCACGCTCGCACCGTTCGACCTGACGCACGTGCAGTTCGTGCTGCTCGCCGCCCTCACCTGGCGAGCCGATCCTGAAGGAACCACCCAGGTCGACCTCGCCCACACCGTGCGCACGGACCCCATGATGGTCTCGCAGGTGCTCCGCGCGCTGGAAGCAAAGGGGCTCGTCGAACGGCGCGTCGACCCCGCTGACGCCAGGGCGCGGCGCGTGCTGGCCACCGCTGCAGGGGAGCGCCTGGCGAGGGCGGCCAACAGTGCGGTCGAAGCCGCAGACGACGACTTCTTCGGTGCGGATTCCGGCCTGCCGATGCGGCTCATCGAGCACCTCTCGCGCCTGGATCGGTAA
- the radA gene encoding DNA repair protein RadA, whose translation MASKRTATTSAYRCTECGWTSAKWVGRCGECQQWGTVVEAVSSTPMHAVTPLAPTRAARPITSIDTRETPRRTTGVGEFDRVLGGGLVPGAAILLSGEPGVGKSTLLLEVAAQTARAGRRVLYVSAEESLGQVRLRAERTSALHDELYLASETDLATILGHVDDTRPELLIVDSVQTVGSSLVDGAPGHPSQVREVASTLIRVAKERDLPVIIVGHVTKDGQVAGPRVLEHLVDVVCHFEGDRQTALRFVRALKNRFGATDEVGCFEQTSRGIAEVPDPSALFLGHGSREPGTCVTIAMEGRRALPVEVQALTLPGSGPNPRRIVSGVDGARVAMVLAVLEKRAGIRVSDQDVYVSTVGGVRLIEPAADLAIALAVASAVTGRATPKGLVAIGELSLAGEVRAVTAHEQRRNEANRVGYRSVIDTASRDLRGALRDLARHHPSEPSDRPDF comes from the coding sequence ATGGCATCAAAGCGCACCGCGACCACGAGCGCGTACCGCTGCACCGAGTGCGGCTGGACGAGCGCGAAGTGGGTCGGGCGATGCGGGGAGTGCCAGCAGTGGGGAACGGTGGTCGAGGCCGTGTCGTCGACACCGATGCATGCGGTGACGCCGCTCGCGCCGACGCGTGCGGCGCGCCCCATCACCTCGATCGACACGCGTGAGACGCCGCGGCGGACCACCGGCGTCGGCGAGTTCGACCGCGTGCTGGGCGGGGGCCTCGTGCCCGGTGCGGCCATCCTGCTGTCCGGCGAGCCCGGCGTCGGGAAGTCGACGTTGCTGCTCGAGGTCGCCGCACAGACCGCCCGCGCCGGTCGGCGCGTGCTGTACGTGAGCGCCGAGGAGTCGCTCGGACAGGTGCGCCTGCGCGCCGAGCGCACCAGCGCCCTCCACGACGAGCTCTACCTCGCGAGCGAAACCGACCTCGCCACGATCCTGGGCCATGTCGACGACACTCGTCCCGAGCTGCTGATCGTCGACTCCGTCCAGACGGTCGGCTCCAGCCTCGTCGACGGAGCGCCGGGGCATCCCAGCCAGGTGCGCGAGGTCGCGTCGACGCTCATCCGCGTGGCGAAGGAGCGTGATCTTCCGGTCATCATCGTCGGCCATGTCACGAAGGACGGGCAGGTCGCGGGGCCGCGCGTGCTGGAGCACCTGGTCGACGTCGTCTGCCACTTCGAGGGCGACCGGCAGACCGCGCTGCGCTTCGTCCGCGCCCTCAAGAACCGGTTCGGTGCCACCGATGAGGTCGGCTGCTTCGAGCAGACGAGCCGCGGCATCGCCGAGGTGCCCGACCCCAGCGCCCTCTTCCTCGGCCACGGATCACGCGAACCGGGCACCTGCGTGACCATCGCGATGGAGGGACGACGCGCACTTCCGGTCGAGGTGCAGGCGCTCACGCTGCCCGGTTCGGGCCCCAACCCACGGCGCATCGTCAGCGGCGTCGACGGCGCACGCGTGGCAATGGTGCTTGCGGTGCTCGAGAAGCGCGCCGGAATCCGGGTATCCGACCAGGACGTCTACGTCTCCACCGTGGGCGGCGTGCGTCTCATCGAGCCGGCCGCCGACCTCGCCATCGCCCTCGCCGTCGCGAGCGCGGTCACGGGGCGGGCCACCCCGAAGGGTCTGGTCGCCATCGGTGAGCTGAGCCTGGCCGGCGAAGTGCGAGCCGTCACTGCTCACGAGCAGCGCCGCAACGAGGCGAACCGGGTCGGCTATCGGTCCGTCATCGACACGGCATCCCGCGACCTGCGCGGCGCCCTGCGCGACCTCGCACGGCACCATCCGAGCGAGCCGAGCGACCGCCCCGACTTCTGA
- a CDS encoding SRPBCC family protein, translating to MIELAAAVRTSSAAPADYFARWIDHASWPEWSPDTEWVRVEGPVRAGTRGVLKPVGGPKTRFTISECEQDRVYTDVSSVPGARLTFRHTVESAPNGSTLTVRVWMTGPLARVWARTAFKGFSVSVPEDLDRLIALVETP from the coding sequence ATGATAGAACTCGCTGCCGCCGTCCGCACCTCCTCCGCCGCGCCCGCAGACTACTTCGCGCGATGGATCGACCACGCGTCATGGCCGGAGTGGTCGCCCGACACCGAGTGGGTGCGTGTGGAGGGCCCCGTGCGCGCCGGCACACGGGGCGTATTGAAGCCGGTGGGCGGCCCGAAGACCCGGTTCACGATCTCCGAGTGCGAGCAGGACCGCGTGTACACCGACGTCAGCAGCGTGCCGGGGGCACGCCTCACGTTCCGACACACGGTCGAGTCCGCGCCCAATGGGTCCACGCTCACCGTCCGCGTGTGGATGACCGGTCCCCTCGCGCGGGTGTGGGCGCGGACGGCCTTCAAGGGGTTCTCGGTCTCGGTCCCGGAGGATCTCGATCGTCTCATCGCACTCGTCGAGACCCCGTGA
- a CDS encoding MFS transporter has translation MTRQMTPQQRLVLAIAILGSFVAFLDGTIVNVALPAIARDLGGGLSTQQWTVDAYLVTLGALILVAGAVSDAFGRVLVLRIGLIGFGIASVGVALSPTPELLVAARAVQGAAGAFLVPSSLALITATMHEPLRSRAIGIWTASTTGAMIIGPLVGGLIVDNSSWRWAFGINLLPIGIALWLLTRLEHRDERRADARVDVLGAIMCTLGLGAAVFALIEQPNLGWGSPAIWMPGLAGLVLLAGFVWRQRQVADPILPLDLFRSRNFSAGNLSTLFIYAALALNGFVLAVYLQQGAGLSATLAGLASLPSTLLMIALSSRIGTLVGRWGPRLFMTAGPLIMSVGALLLLLVADDFDYWWQVLPGMVVFGLGLALTVSPLTSTILGAADPERSGIASAVNNAVARVAGLLPIAALAAITGGALDLAGFHRAAVTTAALLIVGGLVSLLGIRNPRRSSSDASGGDAEGVAHPAAEPPGP, from the coding sequence ATGACGCGGCAGATGACACCACAGCAGCGACTCGTCCTCGCGATCGCCATCCTGGGGTCGTTCGTCGCTTTCCTCGACGGCACCATCGTCAACGTCGCCCTCCCCGCCATCGCCCGCGACCTCGGCGGCGGCCTGTCCACCCAGCAGTGGACGGTCGACGCCTACCTCGTGACACTGGGTGCCCTCATCCTGGTGGCCGGCGCGGTGAGCGATGCGTTCGGCCGGGTTCTCGTGCTGCGCATCGGCCTCATCGGCTTCGGCATCGCCTCGGTGGGTGTCGCCCTCTCCCCCACCCCTGAACTCCTCGTCGCCGCACGTGCGGTCCAGGGTGCCGCCGGGGCTTTCCTCGTGCCGAGCTCTCTCGCCCTCATCACCGCGACGATGCACGAACCGCTGCGCTCTCGCGCCATCGGCATCTGGACGGCATCCACGACGGGCGCCATGATCATCGGCCCCCTGGTGGGCGGGCTCATCGTCGACAACTCTTCGTGGCGATGGGCGTTCGGGATCAACCTGCTGCCGATCGGCATCGCGCTGTGGCTGCTGACACGGCTCGAGCACCGTGACGAACGCCGCGCGGACGCCCGGGTCGACGTGCTCGGAGCGATCATGTGCACCCTCGGCCTCGGCGCGGCCGTCTTCGCCCTCATCGAGCAGCCGAACCTCGGCTGGGGGTCCCCGGCGATCTGGATGCCGGGGCTCGCCGGCCTCGTGCTGCTCGCCGGATTCGTCTGGCGACAACGCCAGGTCGCCGACCCGATCCTGCCGCTCGATCTCTTCCGCAGCCGCAACTTCTCCGCCGGCAACCTGTCGACGCTGTTCATCTACGCGGCCCTCGCCCTCAACGGGTTCGTCCTGGCCGTCTACCTGCAGCAGGGGGCCGGCCTCAGCGCGACCCTCGCGGGCCTCGCCAGTCTGCCCTCGACCCTGCTCATGATCGCGCTCAGCTCACGCATCGGCACCCTGGTCGGACGATGGGGACCGCGTCTGTTCATGACCGCCGGGCCGCTCATCATGTCGGTCGGCGCGCTGTTGCTGCTGCTCGTCGCCGACGACTTCGACTACTGGTGGCAGGTGCTCCCGGGCATGGTCGTGTTCGGGCTCGGACTCGCCCTCACCGTGTCTCCCCTCACCTCGACGATCCTCGGGGCCGCCGACCCGGAGCGATCCGGCATCGCCTCCGCGGTCAACAACGCCGTCGCCCGCGTGGCGGGGCTGCTGCCGATCGCAGCCCTTGCCGCGATCACCGGTGGCGCACTCGATCTGGCCGGCTTCCACCGGGCGGCGGTCACCACGGCCGCGCTTCTCATCGTCGGCGGACTGGTCTCGCTTCTCGGCATCCGCAACCCACGCCGATCCAGCTCGGATGCGTCGGGAGGAGACGCCGAGGGAGTCGCTCACCCGGCGGCGGAGCCTCCGGGCCCGTAG
- a CDS encoding carbohydrate-binding protein, translating to MSPVHAPRRSRFAGRELSFGRLALSVAVVVALGLGATAAAVVPTLPPTVTGADAAHRWFAPYYDVTLESGDELSRSTMDAAPGGLVLAFVVAASDDDCTPTWGRTYTLDDAAQRFQLDRRVERMHREGRPLAVSFGGALNTELASACTTVDALATAYGTVLDRYGIDTVDLDIERDALDDAAATTRRAAAIALLQKQRSAEGRALRVWLTLPVAPDGLTPQGSAQVSSMLDGGVEVAGVNAMTMDFNADDRTASTSALAISALNATARQVTDLWGAHGRALPPGGAWALLGATPMIGQSDIEREVFTLDDARALAAFASAQGVARMSMWSLNRDRTCGSNYPLVHRVSPLCSGIDQAGVSFAGILADGHTGTPSGEPVTPYDGPVVPDDATTSPFPLWTSQSFYSAGVFVVWRGSVYVSKWWNEDGPQPDDPSLDAAASAWTYVGPVLSSDRPFTLPQLPEGTYPEWSAAALYNQGDRVMYDGSGYEARWWSRGQRPDRSVLDHDYSPWKLLDGS from the coding sequence ATGAGCCCGGTGCACGCGCCCCGGCGCTCGCGATTCGCCGGACGAGAGCTGTCGTTCGGGCGGCTCGCTCTCAGCGTGGCCGTCGTGGTCGCGCTCGGGCTCGGCGCGACCGCGGCCGCCGTCGTGCCGACGCTGCCCCCGACGGTGACGGGCGCCGATGCCGCCCACCGCTGGTTCGCGCCGTACTACGACGTCACGCTCGAATCCGGTGATGAGCTTTCGCGCAGCACGATGGATGCCGCACCCGGCGGACTGGTGCTCGCCTTCGTCGTCGCGGCGAGCGACGACGACTGCACGCCCACGTGGGGGCGGACATACACCCTCGACGACGCCGCACAGCGCTTCCAGCTCGATCGTCGCGTCGAGCGGATGCACCGAGAGGGGCGCCCGCTCGCGGTGTCGTTCGGCGGCGCCCTGAACACCGAGCTGGCCTCCGCGTGCACGACGGTCGACGCCCTGGCAACGGCGTACGGCACCGTGCTCGACCGGTACGGCATCGACACGGTCGACCTCGATATCGAACGCGACGCCCTCGACGACGCGGCGGCGACGACCCGCCGCGCCGCTGCGATCGCGCTGCTGCAGAAGCAGCGCAGTGCCGAAGGCAGGGCGTTGCGGGTGTGGCTCACCCTGCCGGTCGCCCCCGACGGTCTCACTCCCCAGGGATCCGCCCAGGTCTCGTCGATGCTCGACGGCGGCGTCGAGGTCGCCGGCGTCAACGCCATGACGATGGACTTCAACGCCGACGATCGCACAGCCTCGACCTCCGCGCTCGCGATCAGCGCGCTGAACGCCACCGCGCGCCAGGTCACCGACCTGTGGGGCGCCCACGGTCGTGCCCTGCCGCCGGGCGGGGCCTGGGCGCTGCTGGGTGCGACCCCGATGATCGGCCAGAGCGACATCGAGCGCGAGGTCTTCACCCTCGATGACGCCCGGGCGCTCGCCGCCTTCGCCTCCGCGCAGGGCGTCGCGCGGATGTCGATGTGGTCGCTCAACCGCGACCGCACCTGCGGATCGAACTACCCGCTCGTGCATCGGGTCTCGCCCCTGTGCAGCGGCATCGATCAGGCCGGCGTGAGCTTCGCCGGCATCCTCGCCGACGGGCACACCGGCACGCCGTCGGGGGAGCCCGTCACCCCGTACGACGGCCCGGTCGTCCCCGACGACGCCACCACCAGTCCCTTCCCGTTGTGGACGTCGCAGTCGTTCTACTCGGCGGGGGTGTTCGTGGTCTGGCGCGGCTCGGTCTACGTGTCGAAGTGGTGGAACGAAGACGGCCCCCAGCCCGACGACCCCTCCCTGGATGCCGCGGCCTCGGCCTGGACCTACGTGGGCCCCGTGCTCTCGTCCGACCGCCCGTTCACCCTTCCTCAGCTGCCGGAGGGCACCTACCCGGAATGGTCCGCCGCCGCCTTGTACAACCAGGGCGACCGCGTCATGTACGACGGCAGCGGATACGAGGCACGGTGGTGGTCGCGCGGACAGCGCCCCGATCGATCGGTGCTCGACCACGACTACTCGCCGTGGAAGCTCCTCGACGGGTCGTGA
- a CDS encoding DUF899 family protein — MTDDAPALPPVVDLDTWRRELAALRVREKAATRELDAIAAQRRRLPMVELPDYVLEGPDGPVRLVDLFGDRRQLIVYSHMWTDGKQWQCPGCTSWTAQFTRLEFLDDYDARFVIVTQGPIDEALAYRERVGNRMDWYSTAHSPFGVDMGAPPDAGFAVNVFLRDGEKVYRTWHTDGRGTEQLGYLHGLIDVLPFGRQEAWEDSPPGWPQHPTYEGGIGSPGIAALYGPGGSAAG, encoded by the coding sequence ATGACGGACGATGCCCCTGCCCTGCCTCCGGTGGTCGACCTCGACACCTGGCGGCGCGAGTTGGCCGCTCTGCGCGTGCGCGAGAAGGCGGCGACCCGAGAGCTCGACGCGATCGCCGCGCAGCGGCGACGTCTGCCGATGGTCGAGCTGCCCGACTATGTGCTCGAGGGTCCCGACGGTCCCGTGCGCCTCGTCGACCTCTTCGGCGACAGGCGACAGTTGATCGTCTACAGCCACATGTGGACGGACGGGAAGCAGTGGCAGTGCCCGGGCTGCACGAGCTGGACGGCGCAATTCACGCGGCTGGAGTTCCTCGACGACTACGACGCACGGTTCGTCATCGTGACGCAGGGTCCGATCGACGAGGCGCTCGCCTACAGGGAGCGCGTGGGCAACCGCATGGACTGGTATTCGACGGCGCACAGTCCGTTCGGGGTCGACATGGGGGCGCCGCCGGACGCGGGGTTCGCGGTCAACGTGTTTCTGCGCGACGGCGAGAAGGTGTACCGCACGTGGCACACCGACGGGCGCGGCACCGAGCAGCTCGGATACCTTCACGGCCTGATCGACGTGCTGCCGTTCGGGCGGCAGGAGGCGTGGGAGGATTCGCCGCCCGGGTGGCCGCAGCATCCGACGTACGAGGGCGGCATCGGGTCGCCCGGCATCGCGGCGCTCTACGGGCCCGGAGGCTCCGCCGCCGGGTGA